Genomic DNA from Lactuca sativa cultivar Salinas chromosome 8, Lsat_Salinas_v11, whole genome shotgun sequence:
TCATAATATGGTGTGTTAATCTTATATTTGTCCTAAATATATGAAAGCCACCTAACATAGTTTTGAGTaaccgttgttgttgttgttgttttttgtgTCGTGAGCCTCACATATGTCGAAGTTTACAATCACAAAACCTAATCTACAGATATCTCACGGGTCCTCGGATTTCCATCCATGTGATGGTGCCTTTAAAATCTCCTCTCTTGCAAAGCTGCCCTTCAACACCAATGAAAAATAActcaaagcatttaaaaaatCACAGTGAAATCCTTTTACCTCATATTTGATAAACATACCATGAGAACAAACAACTAAGAGTAAACATCAAATCATGTTAATACTTGAAAATGTACAAGAAATTCGAACCCTAATTACTTAGGCAGAGATTCGAACCATCATTGCTAGTTACAAACGTTTTCTAGATATGAAATATGATTACAATTTTTATTTTGAGGTGCAATGTTGTCTACggcaaaaacaaaaaagaaaaaaaaaatcgttcTTGTTTATAATGACTAATGTAATTAGCAAAAAAAACATGTCATGAAGCATCTAGaagtaaaaaaacaaataaaaaaacatttgaaatatgCATTCACAGTGAACCTTTGATTTAGAGCAGGTCTATAAATACTTACCTCCAACTTATAGTCTTACATTATAAAACATCAATCAAAATATTTGATAACATGAAGCCATCATCACTTTCTTGTGTTCTCCTACGTCTCTTCATCATCGTGACTACATGCTCAATCTCTTCCATCACTACAGTCATCTCTGACGATGTTGTAGACATTACCGGAGACCTCGTGAGAAATGGTGGGAAATACTACATCATCCCAATGGAAGGTAGCGACTACCCCGCCCCAACCACGCGTGGCAGAATCAAGCTAACAGACAGTATTTATGGTGAGAAAATTTGTCCACTTGTCGTTGTGCTTGATCCATCGGATGATAAACTAGGAGACGGGTTCTACTTTTCTCAGCTTACTCGACAGTTATATCTCGATTCATCAAGCATTCGTATTGATTCGGGGCCTCCTGTGGGTGAATGTGAAGCGTCGACATCTTGGACCATCGGATGATAAACTGGTGGTGGTATTTATGGACTTTTTCAGGTTGTGAGGTATAGGCCAATAAGTCAAGACAGGGTGTTTAGGCCTCCTACCTACATGCTTCAGTATTGCCCTGAAACTTGCTTTAACATAAGCCTTTACTCATATTACGGCCTCACACGTCTTGCTTCGAGTGGTGATTCTCCATTTGAGTTTGGATTTCTTAAGGCCCAAGCATCTAATGAGATATAGTATGTGATCTGCATATCTATAATCTCGAgcgcaaaatatatatatatatatatatatatatatatatatatatatatatatatatatatatatatatatatatatatatatatatatatatatatatatatatatatatatatatatatatatatataaggaataaGTAGGAGtccaatccatatatggattttaTCCTAATGAAACCCGTTTCCAATAAAACATGTTATGGTTGTACGTACGTATATGTTATCATGTTCTCTATCTAatacttataaaaaaaattagagtTGGCGTATTCGTCATGGAACACTAATACTTTTTTTTAGTTTAAGAAAAAACACAAGCTTAAGTAATTAAAAGAAATAGCTAGGTAGACGATTCAAGGGAACAACATCCGCACAACTACAGTATTATTGGGTTATAAAACCCGATTATCATAGCGTCGCGCTTTGGATATTTTTACATCAAAGATCCCAAAACATTTTTGTTGGTCATTTGTAAAATGTGTAAACTAACAAATGAAATAcatataacggctagggtttcatatTATTATGAAAGAGAAGTACAAATTCAATGAAAAGGAAATACATAATATATAGACaagctaattagggtttcctagcgaaAAGGCCCAATCATAAAACCCAATACAAAATAAAGCCCAAAATATTATTAGGTTAACATCCCCCTTCAAACTCACAATGCAACAGCAATAAGCATTGAGAGTTTGTCAGACAGAAAATTGAATCGAGGAGCAGTCAACGGCTTCGTAAGAATATCAGCAATCTGCAAAGAGGAAGGAACATAAGCAAGGGAGATAGTGCCCTTCTGGAGATGATGACGTGTGAAATGACAGTCAATCTCAATGTGCTTTGTGCGCTCATGAAACACTGAATTCTTGGCAATCATTATCGCACTCTCGTTATCACAATACAAAGGGGTAGGCTGAGAGATGTGAACGCCCATATCTGCAAGAAGCCATCTCAACCAAACAATCTCACAAGTGGCGATAGCCATGGCTCGATACTCAGATTCTATAGAAGATCGAGAAACAACatcttgtttcttgcttttccatgatatcaatgaatctccaagaaaaACACCATACCCAGTAGTGGACTTACGATCATAAATATCACTATCCCAATTTGCATCACTATAAGCACGCAACTCAAGAGAGGATGAAGAAGGAAACACAAGAGTGCGGAACTGAGTACCACGTAAATATCTCAAAATACGAAGAACAGCTCCTCAATGAACAATAGTAGGAGCAGTGACAAACTGGCTAACCACATGAACTGCATGAGCAATATCCGGTCTAGTGACAGTCAGGTAAACTAAACTCCCAACAATGGTACGATAAAGACTTGGATCTGATAATGGGACACCATCAGTTGGAGAGTGCTTTACATTACTCTCTATAGGCGTATCAACTGTTCGATTATCCGTGAGTCGTGCACGTTCAAACAATTCTGAAATATACTTCGTTTGAGATAAAAGATAACCCTTTGGAGATTGAGCAACTTCAATCCCCAAGAAATAACGAAGTAATCCCAAGTCTTTCATAGCAAAACGGTGAGCCAAATCATGCTTTAAAGACTCTATACCATCATGATCATCACCAGTAATAatcatgtcatcgacatacaaggaAAGAATAATCCACCTTGCATTCGTACATTGAATAAATAGAGCTGAATCATGGTTACTTGGTTGAAAACCAAGAGAAGTAATCATCGTAgaaaatttctcaaaccaagcacgaggggcttgtttgaggccatatagagcCTTCCGAAGTCGACAAGCTTCACCTGGTCGGTGAGCAATACCAGGGGGGAGACATGTATACTTCTTCATGAAGATCGCCATTCAAGAAAgcattcttgacatccatttgataaatctTCCATTGACGAATGGAAGAAACTGCAATCAAGGTGTGAACAGTCGTCAtttttgcaacaggagcaaaCGTCTCCTCATAATCCATACCATACTTTTGCGCGTACCCTTTCGCAACAAGTTTGGTTTTATAACGCTCAACGGATCCATCAGACtttgttttgattttataaaCCCAACGACAACCAATCGTGTGTTTTCCAGGTGGAAGCGGAACCAGATCCCATGTATGAGTCTGATAAAGAGCTGCAAGTTCCTCAGCCATAGCGATTTGCCAAAGGGGATCAGAAATGGCCTCTTTATAGGATGTTGGCTCAGAGAGACGATGTACATTAGCAATAAAAGAGGCAAAAGCAAGTGAGTAAGAGGAATAGACAAAGTCAGGAAGCTTTGTGGACTTCTTATTACGATAAGGTCTCGATGGAGAGGGGTCTTGATGATTTGTAGGCAGAGGATCAATGATAGGTGCTGGATCAGCCACATGTGGTGGATCAGCAGCAAGTGGTGGATCAGTGACATGTGGTGGATCATCAATGTCAATGCTAAACGGATCAATAGTACAGAGCTCCTCTCGGGTTGCATCATGTGACTAAACAGGAATGCTATAGAATGGAATATGCTCCAGAAAGGTGACATTGCGAGATACATACAGTTTCTGATTTGAAGGATCATAGCACCGATAACCTTTCAGACCAATACCATATCCCAGAAAAACACAAAGAGCTGATTTTGAAGACAACTTATCTCTCTCTACATGAGGCTTCAAGACAAAACATGTACACCCAAACACTCGTAATGAAGAATAATCTGGGAGTTGTCCAAACAACATTTCATAAGGAGACTTCCCCGAAGTGTACGCAGTAGGAATGCGATTAATAACATAAGTAGCGGTATGAACAACTTCTCCCCAAAACATATTGGGAACTTGAGCAGAGAGTAGTAAGGATCTAGCAGTTTTTAGGAGATATCGATGTTTTCTTTTTGCAACACCATTCTGCTGAGGAGTGTCTGTACAAGATGATTGATGTATAGTGCCGTCAGATGCCaataattgtttaaaatcatTGGAGGTAAATTCTCCTCCCAGATCACACCGAAAACATTTTATGACAGCAGAGTGTTGAGTCTTGACAATAGCTCTAAATTCACTATATATGGTGAAAAAGTCAGACTTGCGCTTCACAAAATAAACCCACGTATAACGAGTGTAATCATCAATGAATGAAACATAATAGTTAGCTCCTGACTTGGAGGTTAGTGGAGAGGGACCCCACACATCAGAATGCACAATATCAAAGGGAGCAATAGAACGAGTGACACTTTTATTAAACGGTAAAGCAGAAAATTTTCCCAGTTTACAACCACAACAATCAGAAATATCATCAAATTTCAAAGAGCCTAACACCAGTGGAAACCAAAAACTGTAAACGAGACGCTgaaacatgtcccaaacgagaatgccaaagATAAAAAGGAGACGATGAGGGTTTAAACAAAAAGACGACAAATCAACACTAGATGCAGCAACATCAGCAACATGTAGCTGCTCCAAGACATAAAGCTCCCCAAGTCTACGGCCTATCCCAATCACCCTCCGAGACCGAATGTCATGTACACAGCAGAATGAATCAGAAAAGAAGACCCAACAACCAGATTTACACTACTAACTGACCGATACAAGATTCAAAGCAAGTGTAGGAATGTAATACACATCTGTTAAAGATATATAAGGAGTGACAATAGAACCAACACCCTCTACTGACATGGGTGTAGCACTAGCAGACATAACAGAGACAGGTGTATGAGAAGATAATGAAGCAAAAGATGAAAAATGTGGTGACATGTGATGAGATGCACCAGAATCCAATATCCACAAGGATGAAGGAATACCTGACGTGTTGGATGAAGAAAGACCTGAATGAGACATGGAAGCTGACATGGCAGTTGGATTGGTAGCTAAGAACTGTCTGAACTGCTCAACAATCTGTGGATCCAAGGCTGATGGTGGTGTGAAATCTGTTTCATTCTCAACTGAAGGTGTAGCAGCAACGTACTGTGTTGGCCTAAAAGATGAAAAAGAGGGACGTGAGTGTCCAGAAGACTTGTTCTGCTGTGAAGACTGAGAGTATGTTGGTGATCTTGTTTGTTGTTGCTGTTGATTTCCTTTGCTTGTCAGTAAAGGACAATTTGCCTTCCAATGGTTTTTCTTCTTACAGAAAGCACACTCATCAAATGCAACTCTGGGACGATTTTGGTTTGAAGATTGGGGTCGTTGTGAAACAGCAAAGACAGCAGGAGTGGCTGTCTTGGGAGCTTTGTCAGCATGGGACTTGATACGAGTTTCTTCAGCAATCAACTCGTGAACAACCGAATCAACAGTGGGAAGAGGTGTACGATGCA
This window encodes:
- the LOC111906328 gene encoding chymotrypsin inhibitor 3, whose translation is MKPSSLSCVLLRLFIIVTTCSISSITTVISDDVVDITGDLVRNGGKYYIIPMEGSDYPAPTTRGRIKLTDSIYGEKICPLVVVLDPSDDKLGDGFYFSQLTRQLYLDSSSIRIDSGPPVGECEASTSWTIG